In a genomic window of Caloenas nicobarica isolate bCalNic1 chromosome 1, bCalNic1.hap1, whole genome shotgun sequence:
- the MCM5 gene encoding DNA replication licensing factor MCM5 isoform X2 — MSGFDDPGIYYSDSFGGDASADEGQVRKSQLQKRFKEFLRQYRVGTDRTGFTFKYRDELKRHYNLRQYWVEVEMEDLASFDEDLADYLYKQPAEHLQLLEEAAKEVADEVTRPRPSGEETLQDIQVMLRSDANAANIRSLKSDQMSHLVKIPGIVIAATPVRAKATRITIQCRTCRNTISNIAVRPGLEGYALPRKCNTEQAGRPKCPLDPYFIMPDKCKCVDFQVLKLQESPDAVPHGEMPRHLQLYCDRYLCDKVVPGNRVTIMGIYSIKKSAQSKNRRRDNVGVGIRSAYIRVVGIQVDVEGSGHSFTGSVTPQEEEELRHLAAMPNVYETITKSIAPSIYGSTDIKKAIACLLFGGSRKRLPDGLTRRGDINLLMLGDPGTAKSQLLKFVEKCSPIGVYTSGKGSSAAGLTASVIRDPSSRSFFMEGGAMVLADGGVVCIDEFDKAGITTTLNSRCSVLAAANSVFGRWDETKGEENIDFMPTILSRFDMIFIVKDEHNEERDMTLAKHVMSLHVSALTQTQAVEGEIELNKLKKLISFCRTKCGPRLSAAAAEKLKNRYVLMRSGTRQHEQESDRRSSIPITVRQLEAIIRIAESLAKMKLQPFATEVDVEEALRLFQVSTLDAAMSGSLSGAEGFTTQEDQEMLSRIEKQLKRRFAIGSQVSEHSIVQDFMRQKYPEHAIYKVLQLMMRRGEIQHRMQRKVLYRIK, encoded by the exons ATGTCCGGCTTCGACGACCCCGGCATTTACTACAGCGACAGTTTTGGGGGCGATGCGTCGGCGGACGAGGGGCAGGTGCGGAAGTCCCAGCTGCAGAAGCGGTTCAAGGAGTTTCTGCGGCAGTACCGGGTGGGCACGGACCGGACGGGCTTCACTTTCAAATACAG GGATGAACTTAAACGGCACTATAACCTGCGTCAGTACTGggtggaggtggagatggaggacTTGGCCAGCTTTGATGAAGATCTCGCTGACTATCTGTACAAGCAGCCAGCGGAGCACCTGCAGCTG ctggaagaagcagcaaaagaagTTGCAGATGAAGTCACCCGTCCTCGTCCTTCGGGGGAGGAAACTCTCCAAGACATCCAGGTGATGCTGAGATCGGATGCCAACGCAGCCAACATCCGCAGCCTGAAG tctGATCAGATGTCCCACCTTGTGAAGATCCCTGGGATCGTAATTGCGGCAACCCCTGTGAGAGCCAAAGCCACCAGAATCACCATCCAGTGCCGCACCTGCCGCAACACCATCAGCAACATCGCGGTGCGCCCGGGCCTGGAGGGTTACGCTCTCCCCAGGAAATGCAACAC AGAACAAGCCGGCCGCCCAAAGTGCCCACTGGACCCCTATTTCATCATGCCAGATAAGTGCAAGTGTGTGGACTTCCAGGTCCTGAAGCTGCAGGAGTCTCCAGACGCTGTGCCCCATGGAGAGATGCCCCGGCACCTGCAGCTGTACTGCGACAG gTATCTGTGTGACAAAGTTGTCCCAGGGAACAGAGTCACTATCATGGGCATCTACTCCATCAAGAAGTCTGCCCAGAGCAAGAACAGAAGACGTGACAATGTGGGCGTGGGCATCCGTAGTGCTTACATCCGTGTGGTGGGCATCCAAGTGGATGTGGAGGGCTCAG GACACAGCTTCACTGGCTCTGTCACCCCTCAAGAAGAGGAGGAACTTCGTCACCTCGCTGCCATGCCCAATGTCTATGAGACCATCACCAAGAGCATAGCGCCCTCCATCTACGGCAGCACCGACATCAAGAAGGCCATTGCCTGCCTCTTATTTGGAGGCTCTCGCAAGAG GCTGCCAGATGGACTGACCCGCAGGGGAGACATCAATTTACTGATGCTGGGTGACCCCGGCACAGCCAAATCCCAGCTGCTGAAGTTCGTTGAGAAGTGTTCACCCATCGGG GTATACACctcagggaaaggcagcagtGCTGCCGGCTTGACGGCCTCAGTGATCCGCGACCCTTCCTCCAGGAGTTTcttcatggaaggaggggcCATGGTGTTGGCAGATGGAGGAGTGGTGTGCATCGATGAGTTCGACAAG gCAGGAATTACAACCACACTCAACTCCCGTTGCtcggtgctggcagctgccaacTCCGTCTTCGGGCGCTGGGATGAGACGAAGGGCGAGGAGAACATTGATTTTATGCCCACCATCCTGTCCCGATTTGACATGATATTCATTGTCAAGGATGAGCACAACGAGGAGCGAGACATG ACGCTGGCCAAGCACGTCATGTCCTTACACGTGAGTGCCTTGACGCAGACCCAGGCTGTGGAGGGCGAGATCGAACTGAACAAGCTGAAGAAGCTCATCTCCTTCTGCCGGAC GAAGTGTGGCCCCCGGCTGTCAGCAGCGGCggcagagaagctgaagaacCGCTACGTCCTGATGCGGAGTGGCACTCGCCAGCACGAGCAGGAGAGCGACCGCCGCTCCAGCATCCCCATCACTGTCCG gcagctggaggcCATCATACGCATCGCCGAGTCCCTGGCGAAGATGAAGCTTCAGCCCTTTGCCACTGAGGTGGATGTTGAGGAGGCCTTGAGGCTCTTCCAGGTGTCCACACTGGATGCAGCCATGTCAGGCAGTCTGTCAG GGGCAGAAGGCTTCACGACACAGGAGGACCAAGAGATGCTGTCCCGCATTGAGAAGCAGCTCAAGCGCCGCTTTGCCATCGGCTCCCAGGTGTCGGAGCACAGCATCGTGCAGGACTTCATGCGGCAG AAATACCCAGAACATGCCATCTACAAGGTGCTGCAGCTGATGATGCGGCGGGGGGAGATCCAGCACCGCATGCAACGCAAAGTCCTCTACCGCATCAAGTGA
- the HMOX1 gene encoding heme oxygenase 1, whose translation METSQTHSSESMSKDLSELLKEATKEVHEQAENTPFMKNFQKGQVSLHEFKLVTASLYFIYSALEEEIERNKDKPVYAPVYFPAELHRKAALEEDLEYFYGSNWRKEIPCPEATQKYIERLHYVGKNHPELLVAHAYTRYLGDLSGGQVLKKIAQKALQLPSTGEGLAFFTFDGVSNATKFKQLYRSRMNALEMDLATKKRVLEEAKKAFLLNIQVFEALQELVSKGQENGHPRQPKAELRTRNVNKSYEHGAAPGKECEKTNRRHTGMMPTTPLVRWILALGFLATTVAVGLFAM comes from the exons ATGGAAACGTCCCAGACACACAGCTCCGAAAG caTGTCCAAGGACCTGTCAGAACTGCTGAAGGAAGCTACCAAGGAGGTGCATGAGCAGGCGGAGAACACGCCATTCATGAAGAATTTCCAGAAGGGGCAGGTGTCACTCCACGAGTTTAAG ctgGTTACAGCATCCTTGTACTTCATCTACTCTGCTCTGGAGGAAGAGATTGAACGTAACAAGGACAAGCCAGTTTATGCCCCTGTCTATTTTCCGGCGGAGCTGCACCGGAAAGCTGCCTTGGAGGAAGACCTGGAGTACTTCTACGGCAGCAACTGGAGGAAAGAGATCCCATGTCCTGAGGCTACTCAGAAATACATTGAGAGGCTCCACTACGTAGGCAAGAACCACCCAGAGCTCCTGGTGGCCCATGCCTACACTCGGTATTTGGGAGACCTGTCTGGGGGGCAGGTGCTCAAGAAAATTGCCCAAAAGGCCCTCCAGCTGCCCAGCACTGGAGAAGGGCTGGCTTTCTTCACCTTCGATGGAGTCTCCAACGCCACCAAGTTCAAGCAGCTCTACCGCTCCCGCATGAATGCCCTTGAGATGGATCTTGCCACTAAGAAAAGAGTCTTGGAGGAGGCCAAGAAAGCATTCCTGCTAAATATACAG GTGTTTGAGGCACTGCAGGAGCTGGTGTCTAAGGGCCAGGAAAATGGTCATCCTCGACAGCCGAAGGCAGAGCTTCGCACAAGGAATGTTAATAAATCATATGAGCACG GTGCAGCACCTGGGAAAGAATGCGAGAAGACAAACAGGAGACACACAGGCATGATGCCCACCACTCCCCTGGTGCGGTGGATCCTGGCACTTGGCTTCCTGGCCACGACAGTCGCCGTGGGCTTGTTTGCCATGTGA
- the MCM5 gene encoding DNA replication licensing factor MCM5 isoform X1 produces MSGFDDPGIYYSDSFGGDASADEGQVRKSQLQKRFKEFLRQYRVGTDRTGFTFKYRDELKRHYNLRQYWVEVEMEDLASFDEDLADYLYKQPAEHLQLLEEAAKEVADEVTRPRPSGEETLQDIQVMLRSDANAANIRSLKSDQMSHLVKIPGIVIAATPVRAKATRITIQCRTCRNTISNIAVRPGLEGYALPRKCNTEQAGRPKCPLDPYFIMPDKCKCVDFQVLKLQESPDAVPHGEMPRHLQLYCDRYLCDKVVPGNRVTIMGIYSIKKSAQSKNRRRDNVGVGIRSAYIRVVGIQVDVEGSGHSFTGSVTPQEEEELRHLAAMPNVYETITKSIAPSIYGSTDIKKAIACLLFGGSRKRLPDGLTRRGDINLLMLGDPGTAKSQLLKFVEKCSPIGVYTSGKGSSAAGLTASVIRDPSSRSFFMEGGAMVLADGGVVCIDEFDKMREDDRVAIHEAMEQQTISIAKAGITTTLNSRCSVLAAANSVFGRWDETKGEENIDFMPTILSRFDMIFIVKDEHNEERDMTLAKHVMSLHVSALTQTQAVEGEIELNKLKKLISFCRTKCGPRLSAAAAEKLKNRYVLMRSGTRQHEQESDRRSSIPITVRQLEAIIRIAESLAKMKLQPFATEVDVEEALRLFQVSTLDAAMSGSLSGAEGFTTQEDQEMLSRIEKQLKRRFAIGSQVSEHSIVQDFMRQKYPEHAIYKVLQLMMRRGEIQHRMQRKVLYRIK; encoded by the exons ATGTCCGGCTTCGACGACCCCGGCATTTACTACAGCGACAGTTTTGGGGGCGATGCGTCGGCGGACGAGGGGCAGGTGCGGAAGTCCCAGCTGCAGAAGCGGTTCAAGGAGTTTCTGCGGCAGTACCGGGTGGGCACGGACCGGACGGGCTTCACTTTCAAATACAG GGATGAACTTAAACGGCACTATAACCTGCGTCAGTACTGggtggaggtggagatggaggacTTGGCCAGCTTTGATGAAGATCTCGCTGACTATCTGTACAAGCAGCCAGCGGAGCACCTGCAGCTG ctggaagaagcagcaaaagaagTTGCAGATGAAGTCACCCGTCCTCGTCCTTCGGGGGAGGAAACTCTCCAAGACATCCAGGTGATGCTGAGATCGGATGCCAACGCAGCCAACATCCGCAGCCTGAAG tctGATCAGATGTCCCACCTTGTGAAGATCCCTGGGATCGTAATTGCGGCAACCCCTGTGAGAGCCAAAGCCACCAGAATCACCATCCAGTGCCGCACCTGCCGCAACACCATCAGCAACATCGCGGTGCGCCCGGGCCTGGAGGGTTACGCTCTCCCCAGGAAATGCAACAC AGAACAAGCCGGCCGCCCAAAGTGCCCACTGGACCCCTATTTCATCATGCCAGATAAGTGCAAGTGTGTGGACTTCCAGGTCCTGAAGCTGCAGGAGTCTCCAGACGCTGTGCCCCATGGAGAGATGCCCCGGCACCTGCAGCTGTACTGCGACAG gTATCTGTGTGACAAAGTTGTCCCAGGGAACAGAGTCACTATCATGGGCATCTACTCCATCAAGAAGTCTGCCCAGAGCAAGAACAGAAGACGTGACAATGTGGGCGTGGGCATCCGTAGTGCTTACATCCGTGTGGTGGGCATCCAAGTGGATGTGGAGGGCTCAG GACACAGCTTCACTGGCTCTGTCACCCCTCAAGAAGAGGAGGAACTTCGTCACCTCGCTGCCATGCCCAATGTCTATGAGACCATCACCAAGAGCATAGCGCCCTCCATCTACGGCAGCACCGACATCAAGAAGGCCATTGCCTGCCTCTTATTTGGAGGCTCTCGCAAGAG GCTGCCAGATGGACTGACCCGCAGGGGAGACATCAATTTACTGATGCTGGGTGACCCCGGCACAGCCAAATCCCAGCTGCTGAAGTTCGTTGAGAAGTGTTCACCCATCGGG GTATACACctcagggaaaggcagcagtGCTGCCGGCTTGACGGCCTCAGTGATCCGCGACCCTTCCTCCAGGAGTTTcttcatggaaggaggggcCATGGTGTTGGCAGATGGAGGAGTGGTGTGCATCGATGAGTTCGACAAG ATGCGGGAGGATGACCGTGTGGCCATCCATGAGGCAATGGAGCAGCAGACCATCTCCATTGCTAAG gCAGGAATTACAACCACACTCAACTCCCGTTGCtcggtgctggcagctgccaacTCCGTCTTCGGGCGCTGGGATGAGACGAAGGGCGAGGAGAACATTGATTTTATGCCCACCATCCTGTCCCGATTTGACATGATATTCATTGTCAAGGATGAGCACAACGAGGAGCGAGACATG ACGCTGGCCAAGCACGTCATGTCCTTACACGTGAGTGCCTTGACGCAGACCCAGGCTGTGGAGGGCGAGATCGAACTGAACAAGCTGAAGAAGCTCATCTCCTTCTGCCGGAC GAAGTGTGGCCCCCGGCTGTCAGCAGCGGCggcagagaagctgaagaacCGCTACGTCCTGATGCGGAGTGGCACTCGCCAGCACGAGCAGGAGAGCGACCGCCGCTCCAGCATCCCCATCACTGTCCG gcagctggaggcCATCATACGCATCGCCGAGTCCCTGGCGAAGATGAAGCTTCAGCCCTTTGCCACTGAGGTGGATGTTGAGGAGGCCTTGAGGCTCTTCCAGGTGTCCACACTGGATGCAGCCATGTCAGGCAGTCTGTCAG GGGCAGAAGGCTTCACGACACAGGAGGACCAAGAGATGCTGTCCCGCATTGAGAAGCAGCTCAAGCGCCGCTTTGCCATCGGCTCCCAGGTGTCGGAGCACAGCATCGTGCAGGACTTCATGCGGCAG AAATACCCAGAACATGCCATCTACAAGGTGCTGCAGCTGATGATGCGGCGGGGGGAGATCCAGCACCGCATGCAACGCAAAGTCCTCTACCGCATCAAGTGA